A stretch of Myroides oncorhynchi DNA encodes these proteins:
- a CDS encoding AraC family transcriptional regulator, with the protein MLLKKKVPTFSNSFDLLTLLTTIIFILDFIVFYFNLNIDVLLLFLPVMVSIINYNDLEKKTAKLFDPVGFFVLMIAIFCDYITPVSMNIVFSLGMFALTISFYAAYIKRQRQVSNIIARNYFHIFFVVLSSVSFLKFLTSINNATLLEMHSVIEFFLFSILVFYVVLTVLHFLMFYRGTNKRDMNKIVVANPILSKERGTQLNYRDKLDVVEENSSSNESLEIVTNDLAKSIIEFLETKDTYLDADFSLQDLSEALFVNRIELSEVINRELKTNFYTLVAQYRIQNAKQLLCDRQNLLIEGVMQEVGFNSKITFNKYFKNFVGMTPSEFRRQNMEANTILG; encoded by the coding sequence ATGTTATTAAAGAAGAAAGTCCCCACTTTTAGTAATAGCTTTGATTTATTGACTTTGCTAACTACTATTATTTTTATTTTAGATTTCATAGTATTCTATTTTAATCTGAATATTGATGTGCTATTACTGTTTTTACCAGTAATGGTGTCAATTATTAATTATAATGATTTAGAGAAAAAAACTGCTAAACTGTTTGATCCGGTTGGTTTTTTTGTTTTGATGATTGCTATTTTTTGCGATTATATTACTCCTGTGAGTATGAACATTGTTTTTTCTTTAGGTATGTTTGCTTTGACAATCTCTTTTTATGCAGCTTATATAAAGAGACAAAGGCAGGTTAGTAATATAATTGCTCGCAATTATTTCCACATCTTTTTTGTTGTGCTTTCTTCAGTTAGTTTTTTGAAGTTTTTGACTTCTATTAATAATGCGACACTTTTAGAGATGCATAGTGTTATTGAATTTTTCTTATTTTCAATATTAGTTTTTTATGTTGTATTAACAGTGTTACATTTTCTTATGTTTTATAGAGGAACTAATAAGCGTGATATGAATAAGATAGTTGTGGCTAACCCTATTTTATCAAAAGAAAGGGGGACACAGCTTAATTATCGCGATAAGTTGGATGTAGTTGAAGAAAATAGTAGTTCTAATGAGAGTTTAGAAATAGTGACTAATGATCTAGCTAAAAGTATTATTGAATTTTTGGAAACAAAGGATACTTATTTAGATGCGGATTTTTCGTTACAAGATTTATCAGAAGCTTTGTTTGTGAATAGAATTGAGCTTTCTGAAGTAATAAATAGAGAACTTAAAACTAATTTTTATACTCTTGTAGCACAGTATAGAATCCAAAATGCAAAACAATTATTGTGTGATAGACAGAACCTTTTAATAGAAGGAGTCATGCAAGAAGTTGGGTTTAACTCAAAAATCACCTTTAATAAGTATTTTAAAAATTTTGTAGGGATGACTCCATCTGAATTTAGAAGACAAAATATGGAGGCTAATACTATATTGGGATAA
- a CDS encoding helix-turn-helix domain-containing protein: MAKYLITSLLVCIVAISIGLLGQTFKNYNNKKAPSIFRQLMLIISCHAGVVLAGIYLLSDSLLLSNSSPFFLFYGLYFYLFVENISNHHTVINKTVYYSKQFLLPGFFASGFIFLALVSDKLTDEFIYSYFYVLFALEGVLTVYYSVRSYVLLINDTVIKETLRLHLMAINTLLLFIGILLLSFIFLDFSFILLYRLLICLCVVALVFYLAIVYKKLAELFDISTCRSTEKNSDFNFVNSTVLFNYSSTSEKLDVLESVPYDDEKEKYVKSRISEELLEKYRIRMNSILIVGKLYLNQDLSLDELSEVSKISKHHLGQYFSLVHHTNFNKFINQLRIEYIISYIHNHKEAKLSVNDLLALSPFKSRASFFRNFKDFTGSAPSDYLKTYYESIN, from the coding sequence ATGGCAAAGTATTTAATTACGAGCCTTTTGGTTTGTATTGTTGCAATTAGTATAGGTTTATTAGGACAAACATTTAAGAACTATAACAATAAAAAAGCACCTAGTATCTTTAGACAACTTATGTTGATTATAAGTTGTCATGCGGGGGTAGTATTGGCTGGTATTTATTTATTGTCAGATAGTTTACTGTTAAGTAATAGTTCACCTTTCTTTTTGTTTTATGGATTGTATTTCTATTTGTTTGTAGAAAATATTAGCAATCATCATACAGTAATAAACAAAACGGTTTATTATAGTAAGCAATTTCTTTTACCAGGATTTTTTGCATCTGGTTTTATTTTTCTAGCTCTTGTTTCTGATAAATTAACAGATGAATTTATTTATAGTTATTTTTATGTGTTATTTGCATTAGAGGGAGTTTTAACTGTATATTATTCAGTGCGTTCTTATGTGTTGTTAATCAATGATACTGTTATTAAGGAAACACTAAGACTTCATTTAATGGCTATTAATACCCTATTACTTTTTATAGGTATTTTACTATTGTCATTTATTTTTCTAGATTTCTCTTTTATTCTACTATACAGGTTACTGATCTGCTTATGTGTTGTTGCTTTGGTTTTTTATTTAGCCATAGTGTACAAAAAATTAGCAGAACTATTTGACATATCTACATGTCGTTCTACTGAGAAAAATAGTGATTTTAATTTTGTGAATTCTACAGTCTTGTTTAATTATAGTTCTACTTCAGAAAAACTAGATGTACTTGAAAGTGTTCCTTACGATGATGAGAAAGAGAAATATGTAAAATCTCGTATTTCTGAAGAATTATTGGAAAAATATAGAATCAGAATGAACAGTATACTGATAGTGGGTAAATTATATCTTAATCAGGATTTGAGTTTAGATGAATTGTCGGAAGTGTCTAAAATTTCAAAACACCACTTAGGACAATATTTTTCTTTGGTACATCATACAAATTTTAATAAATTTATTAATCAACTTCGCATTGAGTATATAATTTCGTATATTCACAATCACAAGGAAGCCAAGTTAAGTGTAAATGATCTTTTAGCACTTAGTCCATTCAAATCTAGGGCTTCTTTTTTCCGAAATTTTAAAGATTTCACAGGATCAGCTCCATCCGATTACCTAAAGACATATTACGAAAGTATTAATTAA